The Salvia miltiorrhiza cultivar Shanhuang (shh) chromosome 1, IMPLAD_Smil_shh, whole genome shotgun sequence genome has a window encoding:
- the LOC130985910 gene encoding LOW QUALITY PROTEIN: uncharacterized protein LOC130985910 (The sequence of the model RefSeq protein was modified relative to this genomic sequence to represent the inferred CDS: deleted 1 base in 1 codon) has translation MATLKEILTRRPVAATIRLTVPAGAAKPAPPVGPALGQYRLNLMAFCKDFNARTQKYKAETPMAVTITAFTDNTFEFTVKSPSVTWYLKKAAGIETGSGRPGHVSVSTITVKHVYEIAKIKQSDPYCQYMSLESISKSIIGTANSMGIKVQKELD, from the exons ATGGCGACGCTCAAAGAAATCCTAACCCGACGTCCAGTGGCGGCGACGATCCGGCTGACGGTGCCGGCGGGCGCCGCAAAGCCGGCGCCTCCGGTGGGGCCGGCTCTGGGTCAGTACCGGCTGAATCTGATGGCGTTCTGCAAGGATTTCAACGCCCGAACCCAGAAATACAAGGCCGAAACCCCAATGGCGGTGACGATTACGGCGTTCACCGACAACACGTTCGAGTTCACGGTGAAGTCTCCGTCGGTGACGTGGTACCTGAAGAAGGCGGCGGGGATCGAGACCGGGAGCGGGCGGCCGGGGCACGTGAGCGTGTCGACGATAACGGTGAAACACGTGTACGAGATCGCGAAGATCAAGCAGAGCGAT CCTTACTGCCAGTACATGTCGCTCGAGTCCATTTCTAAGTCCATTATTGGGACCGCCAATTCCATGGGGATTAAGGTGCAGAAAGAGCTCGATTAA
- the LOC130985903 gene encoding LOW QUALITY PROTEIN: probable glutamate carboxypeptidase LAMP1 (The sequence of the model RefSeq protein was modified relative to this genomic sequence to represent the inferred CDS: deleted 2 bases in 2 codons), whose translation MLKAVGFISVATSIYFLFLTLPQNSFYHSLFISESFSNNESISHHLYMLTRRPHIAGSEANAEAAAYVLSTLTSYGVPSHIAPYYTALTYPVSRSLTLTLPPPQPPLHFTLRQEIYDGDPYADVAGEVEPTFHGYAKSGSAAGPAVYVNYGRVEDYATLAGMGVNVSGAVVLARYGEIYRGDIVLNAQAAGAVGALIYTDRKDYGGEKWFPDDKWMPPSGVQVGSVYTGAGDPTTPGWPSTEECERISEEEVEESGEVPLIPSLPISWADGEAIIRSIGGQVADEDGREGKGAGVYRVGPGPGVVNLSYQGKQVITKIENVIGIIQGGVEPDRFVILGNHRDAWTFGAADPNSGTACLLEVAQRMWKLQKKGWKPRRTIIFCNWDAEEYGLIGSVEWVEENRQMLESRAVAYLNVDVAVAGAGFDTSATPQLDELLVQSAKQVLDPDNSSQTIYDSWISLTNSAEIGRLGGAGSDYSAFVQHIGVPSADIAFGGSYPVYHSMYDDFVWMSKFGDPMFRRHAAVASIWGLVALRLADDVILPFNYLSYAHELQKSVKQLEGQVLHRGLTLVPMINSINEFKKAAIHINDEIKALEAGSWTAMRKDGQEVSELNDRLMMAERAFTDPEGLKGRPWYKHLIYAPAKHNDYGSTSFPGISDAIEKAKSLNTTESWHSAQHEIWRVSRVITQASLCLKGDLT comes from the exons ATGTTGAAAGCAGTAGGCTTCATCAGCGTAGCCACTTCAATTTATTTCCTATTTCTAACACTCCCGCAAAATTCCTTCTACCACTCTCTCTTCATATCCGAATCCTTCTCCAACAATGAATCCATCTCCCACCACCTCTATATGCTCACGCGCCGCCCCCACATCGCCGGCTCCGAAGCCAACGCGGAGGCCGCCGCCTACGTCCTCTCCACCCTCACCTCCTACGGCGTTCCCTCCCACATAGCGCCCTACTACACAGCATTGACTTACCCGGTCTCGCGCTCCTTAACCCTAACCCTCCCGCCGCCGCAGCCGCCGCTCCACTTCACTCTCCGCCAGGAGATATACGACGGAGATCCCTACGCCGACGTGGCCGGCGAGGTGGAACCCACGTTCCACGGGTACGCCAAGTCGGGATCCGCCGCCGGCCCCGCCGTGTACGTGAACTACGGCCGCGTCGAGGACTACGCGACGCTGGCGGGGATGGGGGTGAACGTGTCCGGAGCCGTCGTGCTGGCGAGGTACGGGGAGATTTACAGAGGCGACATAGTACTGAACGCGCAGGCAGCCGGCGCTGTTGGCGCCTTGATTTACACGGATAGGAAGGACTACGGCGGCGAGAAGTGGTTTCCCGACGACAAGTGGATGCCGCCGAGCGGCGTGCAGGTGGGATCGGTTTATACCGGAGCCGGCGATCCGACGACGCCGGGATGGCCGAGCACGGAGGAGTGTGAGAGGATATCGGAGGAGGAGGTGGAGGAATCCGGCGAGGTGCCGCTGATTCCTTCGCTGCCGATTTCGTGGGCCGACGGCGAGGCGATCATTAGGTCGATTGGGGGACAGGTGGCGGATGAGGAT GGCAGGGAGGGGAAAGGCGCTGGTGTTTATAGAGTGGGCCCGGGCCCGggagttgtgaatttgagttatCAG GGAAAACAAGTCATAACCAAAATTGAGAATGTAATTGGGATCATCCAGGGAGGAGTGGAACCTGATAG GTTTGTGATTCTTGGTAATCATCGAGATGCATGGACATTTGGAGCTGCGGATCCCAACAGTGGCACGGCATGTTTGCTTGAG GTTGCTCAAAGAATGTGGAAGCTTCAGAAAAAGGGGTGGAAGCCTAGACGAACCATTATATTCTGCAACTGGGATGCTGAGGAGTATGGCCTG ATAGGATCAGTAGAATGGGTTGAGGAAAACAGACAAATGTTGGAATCAAGAGCTGTGGCTTACTTGAATGTCGATGTTGCAGTTGCCGGAGCTGGATTTGACACCTCTGCAACTCCACAGCTCGATGAACTGCTTGTACAATCTGCTAAGCAG GTTCTGGACCCGGACAACTCATCACAAACCATATATGATTCCTGGATTAGCTTGACAAACAGTGCTGAG ATTGGTAGACTGGGAGGC GCAGGGTCGGATTATTCAGCATTTGTGCAACATATTGGTGTTCCTTCAGCAGATATTGCCTTTGGAGGAA GTTATCCAGTCTACCACTCGATGTACGATGACTTCGTTTGGATGAGCAAATTTGGGGATCCAATGTTTCGAAGGCATGCAGCAG TTGCAAGTATTTGGGGTTTAGTGGCACTTAGGCTAGCAGACGACGTGATATTACCTTTCAACTACCTCTCTTATGCTCACGAGCTTCAG AAAAGTGTGAAACAATTGGAAGGTCAAGTGTTGCATAGAGGCCTTACCCTTGTTCCCATGATCAACTCCATCAATGAATTCAAGAAAGCAGCTATTCATATCAATGATGAGATAAAG GCGCTAGAAGCTGGAAGTTGGACAGCAATGCGGAAAGATGGCCAGGAAGTAAGTGAGTTGAATGACCGGCTCATGATGGCCGAACGAGCATTCACAGATCCAGAGGGTCTCAAAGGAAGACCGTGGTATAAGCATTTG ATATACGCCCCAGCAAAGCACAATGACTATGGTTCCACGTCGTTTCCTGGGATAAGCGACGCAATTGAGAAGGCGAAGAGCCTAAATACTACAGAGTCGTGGCATTCTGCGCAACATGAGATTTGGAGAGTGTCTAGAGTCATTACACAGGCCTCATTATGCCTCAAAGGTGACCTGACatga